A window of Ranitomeya variabilis isolate aRanVar5 chromosome 2, aRanVar5.hap1, whole genome shotgun sequence contains these coding sequences:
- the LOC143804063 gene encoding uncharacterized protein LOC143804063 gives MLIFGTRDNLHLLAQSKEWFADGMFFTTPALFRQLYTIHVVHSGLVVPLVYTVLTDKSRSTYQRLLQELKNLQPGLQPDNLMLDFELAAIQAFESEFPNLVKTGGFFHLSQSVWRKVQNEGLKMQYQGDHEFARWIP, from the coding sequence atgttgatatttggaacaagagacaatctccatctactggcacaaagtaaagagtggtttgctgatggcatGTTTTTCACTACACCAGCCTTGTTTAGGCAACTTTACACAATCCATgtagtccacagcggccttgttgtTCCGCTAGTGTACACCGTGCTGACAGACAAGAGCCGTTCTACATACCAGAGGTTGCTGCAAGAGCTGAAGAACTTGCAGCCTGGACTGCAGCCAgacaacctgatgttggattttgaactagctgcaatacaggcatttgaaagtgagttccccaaccttgtgaagactggtggctttttccacctatcacagtcggtttggcgtaaagttcaaaatgaaggactcaagatgcaataccaaggtgaccatgaatttgccCGTTGGATACCATGA